The following proteins are encoded in a genomic region of Leptospira langatensis:
- a CDS encoding 5-fold beta-flower protein, translating to MKNLLISLGMMALLLLLSGQGLFAQSLRNSNGNDRAGVDSSGTIRNSSGNVGRIDSNGTVRDNSGQQIGRIDSDGTVRASSGQQIGRVDSDGVVRGSSGQQIGRVDSDGTVRGGSGQQIGRATGVSRQWAAIAFFFFPH from the coding sequence ATGAAAAACTTGCTGATTAGCTTGGGAATGATGGCCTTGTTGCTTCTTTTAAGTGGACAGGGATTATTCGCGCAGAGTCTAAGAAACTCTAATGGAAACGATAGAGCCGGTGTGGATTCCAGCGGAACGATCCGAAATTCCTCCGGAAACGTAGGAAGGATCGACTCCAACGGTACTGTACGAGACAATTCAGGTCAACAAATTGGAAGAATAGATTCCGACGGAACCGTGAGAGCAAGCTCCGGTCAACAAATCGGAAGAGTGGACTCGGATGGAGTCGTACGAGGAAGCTCAGGACAACAGATTGGAAGAGTGGACTCGGATGGAACTGTGCGTGGAGGTTCCGGCCAACAAATCGGAAGAGCAACAGGCGTTAGTCGCCAATGGGC